The window ATACTGTCCAAGCAACGAGAAAAATTGAATGACAAAATCATGAAAAACCTTTTCTGAAGGGGAAAGATTCCGTGTAGCTGGGCTTATAATTCCAACAGTTCTTCGTATATTAGGTAATTCAATTGGGATTTTCTTCGTGAATCTTGGGGTAGAATCATAAAAAGTACTTTCGGGTAAAAGTGTAAGTCCTATCCCTGCAGCAACTAATCCTTTAATCGCATCCATATCTTCACCCTCCGAGGAAACTTTGGGCGTGAAACCAACAGAGTTGCATGCTTCGAATACCAACTTTTGCATAATGTAGCCTTCAGGGAAAAGGACAAAATCCTCATTTCGAAGATCGATGAGAGGAATCTTATCTCTTTTGGCAAAGGGATGGTTTGCATTCACTAGTATAGAGAAATTCTCCGTAAAAAGAATAGTGTTATTTAAACTACTCTCCTTAGGAGGTAGAGGACCTAAAAACGCCAAGTTAAGTTCTCGTTGTTTAACCGCTTCTATTAAATAATTGTAGGATCCCTGGCGCAAATGAAAAGCAACGTTTGGATGCTTTTTTTTAAACGCGGAAATCACTGTTGGTAATAAGTGACCGGCTAAACTTGTTGGAAAGCCAATTTTAATAGTTCCTTTTTCAGGGTCTAAATATTCATCAATTTGTTTCTTCGCAAAATCAATCGCTTGAATGGCGGAGACACTATGCTCCAAGAAAATCTTACCAATTGGTGTTAACTTTACATTTCTACCTACCCGCTCAAATAATTGAACCCCGAGTTCATCCTCCAAATTAGCTATTTGTCTACTAACTGCGGACTGTGCAACATGTAAATGGACCGCAGCCTCCGAAATATGCTCTCTTTCTGCGACTTCTATAAAGTATCTTAATTGGCGTAGTTCCATAGAATTCTCCTTATCTATCTCAAAATTAGATGATTTATATCCAAATTATATATTG is drawn from Psychrobacillus sp. INOP01 and contains these coding sequences:
- a CDS encoding LysR family transcriptional regulator; amino-acid sequence: MELRQLRYFIEVAEREHISEAAVHLHVAQSAVSRQIANLEDELGVQLFERVGRNVKLTPIGKIFLEHSVSAIQAIDFAKKQIDEYLDPEKGTIKIGFPTSLAGHLLPTVISAFKKKHPNVAFHLRQGSYNYLIEAVKQRELNLAFLGPLPPKESSLNNTILFTENFSILVNANHPFAKRDKIPLIDLRNEDFVLFPEGYIMQKLVFEACNSVGFTPKVSSEGEDMDAIKGLVAAGIGLTLLPESTFYDSTPRFTKKIPIELPNIRRTVGIISPATRNLSPSEKVFHDFVIQFFSLLGQYQ